The genomic interval GCACCTCGGGCCTCTCGATCGGCCACGTCTCGCCGGAAGCGGCGGAAGGCGGCCTGATCGGTCTGGTGCGCGACGGCGACCGGATCTCAATCGACATCCCGAACCGCACCATCAGCCTCGACGTCTCAGAGGCCGAACTCGCCAAGCGCGGCGAGGAAGAGCGCGCGCGCGGCGAAGCGGCGTGGACGCCGAAGGACCGCAAGCGCAACGTCTCGGCGGCGCTGCAGGCCTATGCGATGCTGACCACCAGCGCCGCCAACGGCGCGGTGCGCGATGTGAAGCGCCGGTTCGGTAAGTCGAACTAAGCGTCTGACTTACGGCTGGGCAGTTCTGTGTTGATGAACGCAGAACTGCCCGCGACCGCTCTCAATACAACGATATCTTCAGGGCGCGGACGCATTGCATGTAGCAATGATGCTGTGCCTCAGCCCGACCGCCGCAGCACGGCGGGCCGCTGCCGCGCCGTACGATAGGCGGTGACCGCTTCGCCGAAGGCCAAAAACAGCGCGCGGTTGATGGGATTGACCTGCGGATCGTATTCGGCGTGCCACTGCACGCCGAGCGCGAAGCCCGGCGCATCGGCGATGCGGATCGCCTCGATGGTGCCGTCTTCGGCGACGCCTTCGATCACGACGCGTGGGCCGGGCTCGAGAATGCCCTGGCCGTGCAGCGAATTCACCCGGATCAGATCGCGGCCGAACAGCCGCGCGAATACGCCGCTCGGCGTGAGCTGCACGTCGTGGCGATCGGCGAACACCACGGTCGGATCGGGATGGATCTCGCCGTTCTCCAGCCGCGGCATCCGGTGGTTCATCCGCCCCGGCAACTCGCGGATCTCCGGATGCAGCGAGCCGCCATAGGCGACGTTCATCTCCTGAAAGCCGCGGCAGATCCCGAACAGCGGCACCCCGCGCTCGACGCAGGTGCGCACCAGTGCCAGCGCCAGTTCGTCGCGCGGCTGGTCGTAGGGCTCGTGGCGGGAATTGGGCTCGGTCTTGAAGTAGGTCGGATGCACATTGGCCCGGCCGCCGGTCAGCAGGATGCCGTCGACAACCGCGAGCAGGTCCTCGATCTGGGCGAACTCGGACGAGCCGCCGAACATCAGCGGCAGCGCGCCGGCCACCTCGGCCACCGCGCGCAGGTTGCGCTCGCCCACATGCTGGACGGCAAACCGATTATCGACGAGATGGGCGTTGCCGATCACGCCGATCACCGCTCTGCCAGTCATCCTGTCCTCCCTGACAACCCTCGGACCATACAGCCAAAACGACGAAAATCGAGCCCGACGATGCTGCCTTAATTGGTTGCCAGCTCTGCACTGGCGATCCGTCTGATCAGCCGGTAGAAGCTGGCGCCAATCAGCCGAGTTCGTGCGGCGTCCGAGCCGGCACGGGCTTGTATTTTCCCGAGGATCGCCCGCAGCCATGTGCCCCGCTTCATGTCGATGACCGTCCTTGCCGGCGGGGCCGCCCGATGAGCGTGGTCTCGCGCCCGGATACGCCCGCTGTTGCAGGCCCCACCTCCGCGGCGCCGGCGGCGTCCACGCCGTGGCGACTGCCTGCCGTGGTGCGCAATTTCGTGCGCAACCGGGAAATCGGTCTGGTGTTGGTTGCGGTGGTGATCGGGCTGTTGTCGGGCTTGTTAGTGGCGATCATCTGGCGCCTCAGCGAATTCGCGCATGCGGTGCTGTTCAGTATCCCATTCGATACACGGCTCAGCGCCAACGGCGTGATCTCCTGGCAGCGCACGTTGCTGGTGCCGCTCGGCGGCGCCATTATCTTGACCATCATCGGCCTGTTCTACGCCGGCCGGTTCAAGGGCCGGCTCGCCGACGCGATCGAAGCCAACGCGCTGTATGGCGGACGGGTGTCGATGCGCGGCAGCCTGCTGATCTCGCTGCAGACGCTGCTGTCGAACGGCTGTGGTGCGTCGGTCGGGTTGGAGGCGGGCTACACTCAGATCTGCGCCGCGTTCAGCTCGCAGATCGGCCAGCGGCTTGCCGCCCGGCGCGCCGACATGCGGCTGCTGGTGGCTTGCGGCGCCGCCGGTGCGATCAGTGCGGCGTTCACCGCGCCGCTCGCCGGTGCGTTCTTCGCCTTCGAGGTCGTGCTCGGCGCCTACACCTCGGCGAGCCTGGTGCCGGTGATCGCCAGCGCGGTGTCGTCGTGGCTGGTGATGCGCAATCTGGTGCACCCGTCGTTCCTGCAGATCCCCGGCGTGCCGACGCCGGCCTCGGTCGAGATGATCGGCCAGACCATGTTGCTCGGCGTGCTGTGCGCATTCTTCAGCATCCTGGTGATGCTGGCGGTGGCTTTTTCGGAGCGGGTGTTTCAGCGCATCAGCATCTGGCGCGGCGCGCTGCGGCTGGTGATCGGCGCACTGCTGCTCAGCGGGCTGGCGCTGCTCAGCCCGACCGTGCTCGGATCGGGCCATGGCGCGATGCAGCTCTTGCTGATCACCAACCCGACCTGGCTGATGCTGCTGACGACGCTGATCCTGAAGACGCTGGCGTCGGCGATTTCGCTCGGCGCCGGCTTCCGCGGCGGCCTGTTCTTCGCCTCGCTGATGCTCGGCTCGCTGATCGGCCAGCTCTACAGCACGGTGCTCACGCCGTACTTCCCGGACATCGCGCTGCAGCCCGGCACGGCTGCGGTGGCCGGCATGGTGGCGCTCGGCACCGGCGTAATCGGCGCCCCGTTCAGCATGATCTGTCTCGCGCTCGAACTGACCGGCGACTTCTGGGTGACGATCGGCGCGGTGGTGGCGGCATCGATGAGCGCGCTGATCGTGCGCGAGCTGTTCGGCTATAGCTTCGCCACCTGGCGCTTCCATCTGCGCGGCGAGACCATCCGCGGGCCGCAGGACATCGGCTGGGTCAAGCAGATCAGCGCTGCCACGCTGATGCGGACGGATTTCCCGACCGCGCCGGCCGACCTGCCGATCGTCGAGGCGCAGAAGCTGTTCCCGCCCGGCCGCGTCAAGCAGATCGTGTTGCGGCATGGCGACGGCAGCTACGCCGGCATCGTCAACTCGGCCGAATTGCACGGCGTTGCTGATCCGGGAGAGGCGCTGCTGGAGACCCTGGCGCAGCAGCGCGATCAATTTCTGCTGCCGCAAGTGACGGTGCGCGACATTCTCGCAGCGTTCGATCGCACCGAGGCAGACGTGCTGGTGGTGATCGACAACGACGAGGATCGGCGCGCGATCGGCACCGTCAGCGAGGCGCACGTGCTGCGGACCTATTCGACCGAACTCGAGCGCCGTAATCAGGAAGTGTTCTTCCGCTGATGGCGGAGACCGTTCAGCCGGTCGCCGCCAGATCTGCCATGTAGGCGCGCCAGCCGCCGAAATGCGAGATATCGCGGGCGCCTTCGATCGCCGCCGGCTCGGTGAGGAAGCCCTTCACCGCGGTGCCGTCGGCGAGCATCAGCGTGCCGATCGACAGCGGCGATGGGATTGCCGCGACGAACGAGCCGAATGCGGCCGGCGACAGCGCCCACACTTCCACAGCGATCGCAGAACCACCACCGGGCGCCACGCGCAGCAGGCCGGGCTTCGGCGGCACGGTGCCTTTCAGCGCATAGAGTTTGTAGTCCGGTGCGGTGGCGGTGGCCGACAGCAGCCGGCCGCCGAGTGCGGTCAGTTCCCGGTTCAGCGGCATGCCGGACAGATGCGCTCCGACCACCGCGATTGCGATCTCCTCGGGCGCATCACCGTCGGTGACGTCGGCGAGCGGCGGCTGGGACTGGCCGCTGGCGCCGATCGGTAGCGCGGTGTCGGCATGGAAGACGCGGCCGAGGCTGGCGAGTTCGGCATCGCGCCCGGCAGGCGCCAGCAGGGTGATGCCGAACGGAATGCCGTCGCTGCGGATCGACGCCGGCAGCGCGAGGCCGCAGAGGTCGAGCAGGTTGACGAAATTGGTGTAGGTGCCGAGCCGGCTGTTCAGCGCGATCGGATCGGCCAGCACCTGGTCGACTGTGTAGGCGGTCGGCGCGGTCGGCAGCACCAGCGCGTCGATGCCGGCGAAGCTGCGCTCGGCGATCTTGCGCAGCGCCTGCAGCCGGTAGAGCGCCGCGAAGGTGTCGGCGGCTGACAGCTTGGCGCCGGCGAGCGTGATCTGCCGCGTCACCGGATGCACCGCGTCCGGCTGGGTTTCGAGCAGCTCCCGGATCGTCAGAAAGCGCTCAGCCACCCATGGCCCTTCGTAGAGCAGCCGAGCCGTCTCGTAGAGCGGCTCGACGTCGATCTCAATCAGCTCCGCGCCGAGCCGCCGCCAGCGCTCCAGCGCCTCCTCGTATCCCCCTGCCGCGAGGTCATCGCCGAAGAACTGCAACTGACCTTTCTGCGGTACGCCGAGTCGGACCCGCGGCGGCATCGCCGTGACTGCCGCCACCGGCCGCTCGCGCGAGAACGGATCTTCAGCGTCCGGCGCCGTCATCACCCGCAGGGCGGTGATCGCGTCATCGGTAGTCAGCGCGAACACCGAGACGCAGTCGAGCGTGCGGCACGCCGGCACGACACCCGTGGTCGAGATCATCCCGAGGCTCGGCTTCAGCCCGACGATGTTGTTGAGCATCGCCGGCACCCGGCCGGAGCCCGCCGTATCGGTACCGAGCGACAGCGGCACCAGACCGGCACCGACCGCGACCGCTGAGCCTGAGCTCGATCCGCCGGGCACGAGATCGCTGCGCATCGCGTTGCGCGGCACGCCATAGGGCGAGCGGACTCCGACCAGACCGGTTGCGAACTGATCGAGATTGGTCTTGCCGATCACGATCGCACCGGCGGCGCGCAGCTTGGCGACCGCGGTGGCGTCGCGGGTTGGCTGATACGCAAACGCCGGGCAGGCGGCGGTGGTCGGCAGGCCGGCGACGTCGATATTGTCCTTCACCGCGACCGGCACGCCGTACAGCGGCAGCGATGGATCGCGCGCTGCCAGCGCAACCGCCTCGGCGATCGCATCGGCCTCGTCCCGCAGGGTGATAAACAGCGCCGGGTCGGCATATGCGCGGATGCGCTGATAGCAGCGCGCGATCGTCTGCACCGGGGTGGTGGTGCCGGCGCGATGCGCGGCGACGATTTCACTGATCGTTTCAAACTTGCTCATACCGACACCGCGTAAATTTCGTATTCGTCGCGCACCAGATCGATGTGATGGCGCATGGCCTTCGCGGCGCCGTCGCGGTCGCCGCGAAGGATCGCGATCACCACGCGGTCGTGCTCGGCGTGGGATTTCGCCAGCCGTCCGAGATTGCGGAACTGAGCGCGGCGGAACGGTTGTACCCGCACTCGCGTCGCCAGGGTGATCTCGGCGATGTAGTCGTTATGCGCGCCCGCATAGATCGCGTTGTGAAAGTGCTCGTTGACGTCGTGGAAGCGTTCCGGATTGCCCTGCGAGCTGAGCATCCGCAGCTCTTCGTGAATCGTTTCCAGCGTCCGGCGCTCCAGCGGCGTCATCCGCTCGGCCGCGAAGCTCGCGCACAGTGCTTCGAGTTCGGACATCGCTTCGAACATGCCGGTCAGCCGTTCGAACGACGGCTGCGCCACCACCGCGCCGTGATGCGGCCGCGACTCGACGAGGCCGCTGGCGACGAGCTGTCGTAGCGCCTCGCGCACCGGCGTGCGCGAGACCTTGAAACGCTGTGCGATATCGGTTTCGTCGAGCGCCGCGCCGGGTCGTAGCGTGCCGCGCACGATCTCGTCGGCAAGTTGGCGCCGCAGCTCCTCGGCGCGGGTGATCTTGATTGGAGGGGGAGCGGACCGCACGATCCGCGCGTCCGGATTGATTACTCCCGGCGGCGCGAGAGGCGACCTGGTTCGGCGTGAAGTCTGCGCATCATCGAAGCTCATGGCGACGCCCGCGGTTCGTCGATCATGCTGACATGGGCCGCGACGATGCGCCAGCCTTCGGCAAACCGTACCCAGGTCTGCATCTGACGTCCGACCTTGCCGGGCGCGTTGTCGCGGTAAAATAAGGTCGATGCGACCGCGGTGTCACGGCCGTAAGCCGTGATAATCGTCCGCGCGGTGGTACGCATCAGCCCGACCGGCGAGCGAGCGCCGCGGAACGCTTTAATCTCGTCGTAGCCATAGAGGTTTTCGCCGCCGCCATAGCGCAGCGTGCGCGGATCGTCGTGGAACAGCTCGTTGAGCGTGGCGACGTCGTTACCGACGAGCGCGGCCTCGTAGCGGGCGAAGGCATCGCCGACTTCGGCGACAACGTCGGGCAGATCGATATCCATGGTCAGAAATCCTTTGGTCGCGGCGCGCGGGCCACGCCGGCGCGCTCCAGCGCTGCGGCGACGCGCAGCGCGATGTCCTCGCGCCACGGCGCGGCGATGATCTGCACCCCAATCGGCAGCGGCTCGAGCGGGATTGGCGCGGCCACCACCGGCAGGCCGATGAACGAGATCGGCTGAGTGTGGATGCCGACGTTGGCACGCACCGGCAGTTCGACGCCATCGAGCGTGAAGGTGACTTGTCCGAGCTTGGGCGCCACACAAGGCGTTGCCGGGGCGATGATGACGTCGACCTTCTCGAACAGTTCGAGCACGCGGGCGCGGTACCAGCGCCGGAATTTCTGCGCCCGGTCGACCAGCGGCGCCGGCACCATCGCGCCGGCCAGCAACCGGTCGCGCACCGCGGGATCGAAATCATGCGGCTGCTGCCGCAGCCGGTCGAGATGCAGCGAAGCGCCTTCGGTCGTGCTGATCACGTAAGCCGCGGCGCGGGCGCGGGCGGCCTCCGGCAGTTCGACCGAGCGGGTGATATCGAGCGCCTTGACCACGCGGTCGACAGCCTCGCGCGCTTCCGGAAACAGATTGGCCTCGAAGTAACCGCCGGCCTTTGCGATCCGCAGGCCGTCGATGCCCCCCGCGAGCAGGCCGGACACCGGCTCCGGCGCCCGCGTGGTGCAGGCGGCGTCGCCGTCGTCCGGCCCCTGCATCGCGTCGTAAGCCAGCGCCAGATCGGCGACGCTGCGTGCCAGCGGGCCAAGGTGATCGAAGCTCGCCACGAACGGGAACGAACCGGTGCGCGGCAGCCGCCCATAGGTCGGCTTGAGCCCGAAGATGCCGCACAGCGAGGAGGGGACGCGGATCGAGCCATTGGTATCGGAGCCGAGCGCCAGCGGCACCTCGCCGCCGGCGACCGCCGCGCCTGATCCGCCGGAGGAGCCGCCGGTCATCCGGGTCGGATCGTGCGGATTGCGCGACGGGCCGTCGTGGATGTTCTCGCCGGTGAAGTCGTAGGCGTATTCGCCCATGTTGAGCGCGCCGATCAGTACTGCGCCGGCCGCTTCCAGCCGCTTGATCAGCGGCGCGTCGCTGGCGACCGGGCTGCGGTCGCGGTTGATCTTGGAGCCGGCGCGGGTGGGGAGACCGGCGACATCGAACAGGTTCTTCACCGCGAACGGCACGCCGGCGAGCGGGCCGACGCTTTCGCCGCGCGCGATCGCGGCATCAATGTCTCGGGCGCGTGCGCGGGCCCGCTCGGCGACGACATGGGTGAAAGCGTTGAGGGTCGGATCGGCCTTGGTAATACGGCTGAGTGCGGCCTCGGTGGCGGCGAGCGCAGTGGTGCTCCGGTTCGCCACGGCTGCGGCGATCTCGGCGGCGGTCATCCAGTCAGTGGACATGGTGGGGTCGATTTCAGGCACGGAACACGCTCGCAGGTTCGGTCTCGTCGGGAAGCGGAAATTCATCGACCATCCGCGCCAGCTTCAGCGAGACCTCGAGATTGGCCCGCACGGCCGGCTTCCACGCCGGATCAATCGGCAGCCCAAGCGCAGCAGCAACGGCGTCGATGTAGGAGTCGAGGGGATCGTTCAAAGCCAGTACCTTTCACGAGCGCTATAGTTCAGGTCGTCATTCCGGGGCGCTCGCGTGAGCGAGCGAACCCGGAATCTCTTGATCATCTCGGGATTCCGGGTTCGCGCTGCGCGCGCCCCGGAATGACCATGTAGAATTGCGCATCGCGTCATCACGTCACCGGCAGCGGCGGATGCGGGATCGCGGTGAGGAGTTCGCGGGTGTAGTCGTGCTTCGGGCTGCCGAGCACCTGCTCGGACGTTCCCTGCTCGACGATCCGCCCCGAGCGCATCACCACGACGCGGTCGCACAGCAGCCGCACCACGTTGAGGTCGTGCGATACGAACAGGTAGCTCATCCCGAGAGTCTGCTTCAGGTCCTGCAGCAGGTTCAGCACCACCGCCTGCACCGAGACGTCGAGCGCAGCAGTCGGCTCGTCGAGGATCACCAGCTTGGGCCGTAGCGCGATGGCACGCGCGATGCCGACTCGCGCCTTCTGGCCGCCGGACAGCTGATGCGGAAAACGGTCGAGCAGATCGAGCGGCAGGCCGACCTGTTCGGCCAGTTCCTCGCAGCGCGCCCGCACCGCGGCTCGGCCCTTGATGTCGCCGAGCTGCAGGATCGGATCGGCGATCGCGCGCGCCGCGGTGAAGCGTGGATTGAGACTGTCGGTCGGATCCTGAAACACCATCTGGATCGACTTGCGCAGCGGCAGCCGGGCGAACCGCTGCGGCAGGATGGTGCCGATCTCCTCGCCGTCGAACACGATGCGGCCCGAGGTCTGATCAAGCAGCCGCATCAGCATCATCGAGGTGGTCGACTTGCCGCAGCCGGACTCGCCGACCAGCCCGACGCTTTCGCCATGGCCGATCTGGAAGCTGATGCCGTCGACCGCGCGAAACACCTCCGGCTCCGGCGCCGGCCCGCGTGAGAACAACCGGCTCAGCGTCGCCGTCGCACCCTGGCGCGGATATTCCTTCACCAGCTTTTCGACGAGGAGGAGGGGGGCGGGGCTCTTCGAGTTACTCGTGTCCTCGTGCTCGCCACTCGCCTCATCGTCACCCCCGGGCTTGACCCGGGGGTCCATCGTCTTCGACCAAGCTTCTCCCGAAATGGGATGGATCGCCGGGTCGAGCCCGGCGATGACGCCTTCACGCGGAGCCGCGCCGTCTTCGCCCTCCGGCAGCAGTTCCCGCAAACTCACGCCGAGCCGCGGCGTCGCGCGCATCAGCTTCTTGGTGTAGGGGTGCTGCGGATTGGCGAAGATATCGGCCGCCGAGGCGGTTTCGACCACGCGGCCCTTCTCCATCACCACGACCCGGTCGCAATAGGCGGCGGCGAGACCGAGGTCGTGGGTGATCAGGATCGTCGACAGCCCGCGGCTCTTTGTCAGCTCGACGATCAGATCCATCACCGCCTTCTGGGTGGTTACGTCGAGGCCGGTGGTCGGCTCGTCGGCGATCAGCAGCTGCGGATTGCAGGCCAGTGCCAGCGCGATCACCACGCGCTGGCACATGCCGCCGGAGAGCTGGAACGGATAGGCGTGATAGCGCTCGCGCGGCCGCGCGATCTTCACCGCCTCCAGCGCCGCGATCGCCTTTTCGCCGCGATCGGTCGAGGTTGATTGGACGTGCTGGCGCAGCACGTCTTCGATCTGATCGCCGACCTTTCGGATCGGATTGAGCGCGGCGCGCGGGTTCTGGAAGATCATCGAGATTTCGCGGCCACGCAGGTCACGCATCTCGTGCTCGCTGGCGGCCTTCAGATCCATGCCGCCGAACATCACCGAACCTTCGGCGATCCGTCCGGCGCGGTCGAGGATCCGCATCACCGCGTAGGAGGTCACCGACTTGCCGGAGCCGGACTCGCCGACGATCGCCAGCGTCTCGCCTTTGCCGACGCTGATATCGACATGCTGCACCGCCTTGACGATGCCGCGACGGGTGACGAATTCGACCGTGAGGTCACGGACGTCGAGCAGGGGCTGGGTGGTCATCGCGGCATCTCCACATTCCAGTTGTCACCGCCGGGCTTGACCCGCCTGCGGGGCCGAAGCCCCTTCTGCGCGGCGAAGGCCCGGCGGTCCATCGCTCTTGGGAAGACGTTTTGCGAAGCGGGATGGATGGCCGGGTGAAGCCCGGCCATGACGGAGGCGTGCGGGGCGAGGGAAGCAGCTAACATGTTCATCGCTCACGTCCTCCGCTGCGGGTCGAAGATGTCGCGCAGGCCGTCGCCGAGCAGGTTGAAACAGAACACCGCGATCATCAGCGCGAGGCCGGGGAACAGCGCGATCCACCATTCACCGGAGACCATGAACGATGCGCCCTCCGCGACCATGATGCCCCACTCGGCGGTCGGCGGACGGACCCCGAGGCCGATGAACGACAGGCCGGCGGCGTTGAGGATCGCGTAGCCCATCGTCAGCGACATCTGCACGATCATGATCGGCATGATATTCGGCAGGATGTGCACCAGCAGAATGCGCATCTCGCTGTTGCCGGACAGGCGGGCAGCCATCACGAAGCCGGCCTCGCGGCGGACATTGGCTTCGGCACGGGCGACGCGGGCATACAGCGGGAAGTTCACGATCGCGGTGGCGATGATGATGTTCTGCACCGTGTTGCCGAGTGCCGCCACGATGCCCATCGCCAGCACGAACAGCGGAAACGCCATGATGGTGTCGGCGATCCGGCCGACGATGCGGTCCGTCCAGCCGCCGAAGTAACCCGCGGCGACGCCGGCGAGGCCGCCCATCAGGAACACCAGCACCACCGAGGCGACCGCGATGAACAGATCGAGCCGTGTCGCTACCACGACGCGGCTGAAGATGTCGCGGCCGAGCTGGTCGGTGCCGAACCAATGCGCTGCCGACGGGGCTTTCAGCGCCTGCGCGGTGTCGCTGGCGAGCGGATCGTAAGGGACGATGTAAGGTCCGAACAGCGCCGCGAAGACGATCACCACCAACAGGCCGAAGGCGAAGGCGGTGACGCGGTTGTCGCCGAGCACGTAGCGGGTGTGCTCGATGGTGTCCCGCAGTGCGGAGCGGCGCGCGGGCTTGGCGCTGGCGGAGGTTTCGCCGATCGGAGGGGCGACGCTGGTCATGGTCATGCTCCTAGCCTTCCAGCCGCACGCGTGGGTCGATCACGCCGTAAAGAATGTCGATTGTCAGATTGAGCAGCACGTACATCACCGCCATGGTGAGCACGAAGCCCTGCACCGGCGCGAAGTCGGACGCGATCAGCGCTTCGACCGCGTAGGAGCCGATGCCCGGCCAGGCGAACACCTTCTCGACCAGCACGTTGGCGCCGAGCAGGAATGAGAACACCATCGACAGCGTGGTGATCACCGGCAGCATCGCGTTGCGAAACGCGTAGGTCATCGTCACCTTGCGCGGCGA from Rhodopseudomonas palustris carries:
- a CDS encoding gamma-glutamyl-gamma-aminobutyrate hydrolase family protein — protein: MTGRAVIGVIGNAHLVDNRFAVQHVGERNLRAVAEVAGALPLMFGGSSEFAQIEDLLAVVDGILLTGGRANVHPTYFKTEPNSRHEPYDQPRDELALALVRTCVERGVPLFGICRGFQEMNVAYGGSLHPEIRELPGRMNHRMPRLENGEIHPDPTVVFADRHDVQLTPSGVFARLFGRDLIRVNSLHGQGILEPGPRVVIEGVAEDGTIEAIRIADAPGFALGVQWHAEYDPQVNPINRALFLAFGEAVTAYRTARQRPAVLRRSG
- a CDS encoding GntR family transcriptional regulator; the protein is MSFDDAQTSRRTRSPLAPPGVINPDARIVRSAPPPIKITRAEELRRQLADEIVRGTLRPGAALDETDIAQRFKVSRTPVREALRQLVASGLVESRPHHGAVVAQPSFERLTGMFEAMSELEALCASFAAERMTPLERRTLETIHEELRMLSSQGNPERFHDVNEHFHNAIYAGAHNDYIAEITLATRVRVQPFRRAQFRNLGRLAKSHAEHDRVVIAILRGDRDGAAKAMRHHIDLVRDEYEIYAVSV
- the atzF gene encoding allophanate hydrolase, which codes for MSKFETISEIVAAHRAGTTTPVQTIARCYQRIRAYADPALFITLRDEADAIAEAVALAARDPSLPLYGVPVAVKDNIDVAGLPTTAACPAFAYQPTRDATAVAKLRAAGAIVIGKTNLDQFATGLVGVRSPYGVPRNAMRSDLVPGGSSSGSAVAVGAGLVPLSLGTDTAGSGRVPAMLNNIVGLKPSLGMISTTGVVPACRTLDCVSVFALTTDDAITALRVMTAPDAEDPFSRERPVAAVTAMPPRVRLGVPQKGQLQFFGDDLAAGGYEEALERWRRLGAELIEIDVEPLYETARLLYEGPWVAERFLTIRELLETQPDAVHPVTRQITLAGAKLSAADTFAALYRLQALRKIAERSFAGIDALVLPTAPTAYTVDQVLADPIALNSRLGTYTNFVNLLDLCGLALPASIRSDGIPFGITLLAPAGRDAELASLGRVFHADTALPIGASGQSQPPLADVTDGDAPEEIAIAVVGAHLSGMPLNRELTALGGRLLSATATAPDYKLYALKGTVPPKPGLLRVAPGGGSAIAVEVWALSPAAFGSFVAAIPSPLSIGTLMLADGTAVKGFLTEPAAIEGARDISHFGGWRAYMADLAATG
- a CDS encoding ABC transporter permease, encoding MTSVAPPIGETSASAKPARRSALRDTIEHTRYVLGDNRVTAFAFGLLVVIVFAALFGPYIVPYDPLASDTAQALKAPSAAHWFGTDQLGRDIFSRVVVATRLDLFIAVASVVLVFLMGGLAGVAAGYFGGWTDRIVGRIADTIMAFPLFVLAMGIVAALGNTVQNIIIATAIVNFPLYARVARAEANVRREAGFVMAARLSGNSEMRILLVHILPNIMPIMIVQMSLTMGYAILNAAGLSFIGLGVRPPTAEWGIMVAEGASFMVSGEWWIALFPGLALMIAVFCFNLLGDGLRDIFDPQRRT
- a CDS encoding chloride channel protein gives rise to the protein MSVVSRPDTPAVAGPTSAAPAASTPWRLPAVVRNFVRNREIGLVLVAVVIGLLSGLLVAIIWRLSEFAHAVLFSIPFDTRLSANGVISWQRTLLVPLGGAIILTIIGLFYAGRFKGRLADAIEANALYGGRVSMRGSLLISLQTLLSNGCGASVGLEAGYTQICAAFSSQIGQRLAARRADMRLLVACGAAGAISAAFTAPLAGAFFAFEVVLGAYTSASLVPVIASAVSSWLVMRNLVHPSFLQIPGVPTPASVEMIGQTMLLGVLCAFFSILVMLAVAFSERVFQRISIWRGALRLVIGALLLSGLALLSPTVLGSGHGAMQLLLITNPTWLMLLTTLILKTLASAISLGAGFRGGLFFASLMLGSLIGQLYSTVLTPYFPDIALQPGTAAVAGMVALGTGVIGAPFSMICLALELTGDFWVTIGAVVAASMSALIVRELFGYSFATWRFHLRGETIRGPQDIGWVKQISAATLMRTDFPTAPADLPIVEAQKLFPPGRVKQIVLRHGDGSYAGIVNSAELHGVADPGEALLETLAQQRDQFLLPQVTVRDILAAFDRTEADVLVVIDNDEDRRAIGTVSEAHVLRTYSTELERRNQEVFFR
- a CDS encoding dipeptide ABC transporter ATP-binding protein, with the translated sequence MTTQPLLDVRDLTVEFVTRRGIVKAVQHVDISVGKGETLAIVGESGSGKSVTSYAVMRILDRAGRIAEGSVMFGGMDLKAASEHEMRDLRGREISMIFQNPRAALNPIRKVGDQIEDVLRQHVQSTSTDRGEKAIAALEAVKIARPRERYHAYPFQLSGGMCQRVVIALALACNPQLLIADEPTTGLDVTTQKAVMDLIVELTKSRGLSTILITHDLGLAAAYCDRVVVMEKGRVVETASAADIFANPQHPYTKKLMRATPRLGVSLRELLPEGEDGAAPREGVIAGLDPAIHPISGEAWSKTMDPRVKPGGDDEASGEHEDTSNSKSPAPLLLVEKLVKEYPRQGATATLSRLFSRGPAPEPEVFRAVDGISFQIGHGESVGLVGESGCGKSTTSMMLMRLLDQTSGRIVFDGEEIGTILPQRFARLPLRKSIQMVFQDPTDSLNPRFTAARAIADPILQLGDIKGRAAVRARCEELAEQVGLPLDLLDRFPHQLSGGQKARVGIARAIALRPKLVILDEPTAALDVSVQAVVLNLLQDLKQTLGMSYLFVSHDLNVVRLLCDRVVVMRSGRIVEQGTSEQVLGSPKHDYTRELLTAIPHPPLPVT
- the hpxZ gene encoding oxalurate catabolism protein HpxZ encodes the protein MDIDLPDVVAEVGDAFARYEAALVGNDVATLNELFHDDPRTLRYGGGENLYGYDEIKAFRGARSPVGLMRTTARTIITAYGRDTAVASTLFYRDNAPGKVGRQMQTWVRFAEGWRIVAAHVSMIDEPRASP
- a CDS encoding DUF4089 domain-containing protein; this encodes MNDPLDSYIDAVAAALGLPIDPAWKPAVRANLEVSLKLARMVDEFPLPDETEPASVFRA
- a CDS encoding AtzE family amidohydrolase encodes the protein MSTDWMTAAEIAAAVANRSTTALAATEAALSRITKADPTLNAFTHVVAERARARARDIDAAIARGESVGPLAGVPFAVKNLFDVAGLPTRAGSKINRDRSPVASDAPLIKRLEAAGAVLIGALNMGEYAYDFTGENIHDGPSRNPHDPTRMTGGSSGGSGAAVAGGEVPLALGSDTNGSIRVPSSLCGIFGLKPTYGRLPRTGSFPFVASFDHLGPLARSVADLALAYDAMQGPDDGDAACTTRAPEPVSGLLAGGIDGLRIAKAGGYFEANLFPEAREAVDRVVKALDITRSVELPEAARARAAAYVISTTEGASLHLDRLRQQPHDFDPAVRDRLLAGAMVPAPLVDRAQKFRRWYRARVLELFEKVDVIIAPATPCVAPKLGQVTFTLDGVELPVRANVGIHTQPISFIGLPVVAAPIPLEPLPIGVQIIAAPWREDIALRVAAALERAGVARAPRPKDF